A stretch of the Macaca mulatta isolate MMU2019108-1 chromosome 16, T2T-MMU8v2.0, whole genome shotgun sequence genome encodes the following:
- the ARL16 gene encoding ADP-ribosylation factor-like protein 16 isoform X1: protein MCLLLGATGVGKTLLVKRLQEVSSRDGKGDLGEPPPTRPTVGTNLTDIVAQRKITIRELGGCMGPIWSSYYGNCRSLLFMMDASDPTQLSASCVQLLGLLSSEQLAEASVLILFNKIDLPCYMAMEEMKSLIRLPDIIACAKQDITTAEISAREGTGLAEVLAWLQATHRANG, encoded by the exons ATGTGTCTCCTGCTGGGGGCCACGGGCGTCGGGAAGACGCTGCTGGTGAAACGGCTGCAGGA GGTGAGCTCCCGGGATGGGAAGGGCGACCTGGGGGAGCCGCCCCCGACACGGCCCACG GTGGGCACCAATCTTACTGACATCGTGGCACAGAGAAAGATCACCATCCGGGAGCTGGGGGGGTGCATGGGCCCCATCTGGTCCAGTTACTATGGAAACTGCCGTTCTCTCCTG TTCATGATGGACGCCTCTGACCCCACCCAGCTCTCCGCATCCTGTGTGCAGCTCTTAGGTCTCCTTTCTTCAGAACAGCTCGCAGAAGCATCGGTGCTGATACTCTTCAATAAAAT CGACCTACCCTGTTACATGGCCATGGAGGAAATGAAGTCATTAATCAGGCTTCCAGACATCATTGCTTGTGCCAAGCAGGACATCACCACGGCAGAAATCAGCGCCCGTGAAGGCACTGGCTTGGCAGAGGTGCTGGCCTGGCTCCAGGCCACCCACAGAGCCAACGGTTGA
- the ARL16 gene encoding ADP-ribosylation factor-like protein 16 isoform X2, protein MQFCSPSARSVRPRGGSLAAGRCCHLFLFPQFMMDASDPTQLSASCVQLLGLLSSEQLAEASVLILFNKIDLPCYMAMEEMKSLIRLPDIIACAKQDITTAEISAREGTGLAEVLAWLQATHRANG, encoded by the exons atgcagtTTTGCTCTCCCAGTGCCAGGTCTGTGAGGCCCAGGGGAGGAAGTTTGGCAGCAGGGCGTTGCTgccatctgtttctttttccccAGTTCATGATGGACGCCTCTGACCCCACCCAGCTCTCCGCATCCTGTGTGCAGCTCTTAGGTCTCCTTTCTTCAGAACAGCTCGCAGAAGCATCGGTGCTGATACTCTTCAATAAAAT CGACCTACCCTGTTACATGGCCATGGAGGAAATGAAGTCATTAATCAGGCTTCCAGACATCATTGCTTGTGCCAAGCAGGACATCACCACGGCAGAAATCAGCGCCCGTGAAGGCACTGGCTTGGCAGAGGTGCTGGCCTGGCTCCAGGCCACCCACAGAGCCAACGGTTGA